The following are from one region of the Nymphaea colorata isolate Beijing-Zhang1983 chromosome 7, ASM883128v2, whole genome shotgun sequence genome:
- the LOC116258009 gene encoding uncharacterized protein LOC116258009 → MGMGGSKNAAEETTLAGQRRPLFRLRRRRRIIKTLSTISTQELLVVTDTGSLKDYASSPSHSLIDPLDRSLSMPTVSPPMEAAQACSAGEIKDETRTPETKEMEGRESAVRRNDSEGDRDQIVGKGGPIRESCGDGKEMLSPDHRHDKEAREKEEEAQKEEEEEEEEEQEEGGWVLGLGDLPGSPSFREYCRFSIPDPDDSSEDGKYSLDDAEPSVTNGSINSAASDATSPAKPSNRSVKERFRRLRILARGPIAISNLLSMSMSSCYNHTPRTSGEVRLLSIKSGS, encoded by the exons ATGGGAATGGGTGGGTCGAAGAACGCAGCAGAGGAGACGACATTGGCCGGCCAACGACGCCCGCTCTTCAGGCTGCGGCGGAGGCGGCGCATAATCAAGACGCTCAGCACCATCTCCACGCAGGAGCTCCTCGTCGTGACCGACACCGGCAGCCTCAAGGACTACGCCTCCTCCCCATCCCACTCCTTGATCGACCCCCTCGACAGGAGCCTCTCCATGCCGACCGTATCACCACCGATGGAAGCCGCACAGGCGTGCTCCGCAGGGGAGATCAAGGATGAAACGCGGACGCCGGAGACGAAGGAAATGGAAGGCCGGGAGTCTGCCGTGAGAAGAAACGATAGTGAAGGTGATCGTGATCAGATCGTCGGCAAGGGGGGGCCGATAAGGGAATCATGCGGCGATGGAAAGGAGATGCTGTCTCCTGATCACCGCCATGACAAGGAAGCgagggagaaggaggaggaagcacagaaagaggaggaggaagaggaagaggaagagcaaGAGGAAGGTGGATGGGTGCTTGGGTTAGGTGATCTGCCTGGTTCTCCCAGCTTTAGAGAGTACTGCCGTTTCTCAATTCCCGACCCCGACGACAGCAGTGAAGATG GAAAATATAGCCTTGACGATGCAGAGCCATCTGTGACCAATGGAAGCATTAATTCGGCAGCATCCGACGCTACG AGCCCGGCGAAGCCATCGAATCGGTCGGTCAAGGAAAGGTTTAGGAGGCTTCGGATCCTGGCGAGAGGACCTATCGCCATCTCGAACCTACTGAGCATGAGCATGAGTTCTTGCTACAACCACACCCCGAGGACGAGTGGCGAAGTCCGCCTCCTTTCCATCAAGTCCGGCTCTTAG